The Aspergillus luchuensis IFO 4308 DNA, chromosome 4, nearly complete sequence DNA window ATAGTTTGCCTGCCAAAAAGGATTGACCGACGGACGGACACAATTGCTGAATGTAATTGATGCGATATTTATTCGGTCTTGAGACACCAATATGCAACGACACAAGCACACTGTCTCACCCCCTCCGGCGCTAGTTGATCCTATCGGAGAAGACCCAGGGGGTTCCGGATATGGACTCCGACCATTACGGCCGGTCGCTGAACAGAGAGCATCCTCCGTCCCTCTGGACTGGTCCTTGTTTAGCCCTAGtgccaccctcctcctctcccttcccccttcgTTGTTGGGTGTACGGGCAAGATGGCCGTGGCGAATGTGACGGCGGAGATTGGCATTACAGATGTGGCAGATCCTGGTGCCGAAGGATGCCGGTGAGACACTAGAACTTTAGGGTGCAGGACGTTGGAGTCGGTTATTTAGCCCACAGACCAAACCAGTAAACCACAGTATATCTTAACAGACTACTGTTGGGTAATTGTGAGCTCTCCGATGATAACCACCACCCTGTCGGGGCAAACTACCGTGCCCTCTGCCTTATGGCTATATTTCCGTCCGTTATTCCGCTACTAGCTCATATATCAGGCGGGAGGTCAGGGCGAGAGCACGGTTGCTGTCATCCTTTAAGGGAACCAATATGAGATGCGtcgtggggaggggaagtctCCCGTCCACATCCCATCTGTTGCGACTCGCGAGTTACTTCGTCCATAGTATCATCCTTGAGGGATGAGAAGGCCCTAGCAAGTTTTTACTTGCATCGGAATGCTGGAACGCCCGGCAAGCCCGCCCAATCTCGGGTTATGTTCGGGAAAACACAGATCTGATCTAATCGCACCAATCAGTGGGTGATGCCGCGGGTTTTTCCAGCACTGGGCGTTCGGCATATGAATGAGTAGGGTGTCAGTAATTGGAGTAGGCAATCTCAAGGCAACCCGTTTAGATTATTGCCCGTGATTTCTCAATtgattaaatttattttaccccctccttcttacTTCATTTCCGGTTGGCGCCAACTGTGGGATCGGTGGGCGAGATCGTATGATAGTACTTTAGACTTTGCTTAGCACGGCCGTAGGGTGAGAGCCTCCGGCCCACTGTTGGAGGGGTGGGATTGGCTTTTCAAGAGGCCATCCGTGTTCCTGGCTGGGTGTTGTCGATGCTGAAGATGACAGAAAGTCTGCAATACATCTCTTGAGATACGGGAAACAAATGACTCGTCAACATTCCCCATGGCCTTCGGGATAGGTTTTCCGCGAATAAAAATTGCTATCCAGTCAGTCGAGGCTGGACCGTCAAGCTGTCTGCTACACACTTGACGGTGCAGATCGGATCGCCCGAAGATGAGACAAATCCGACATCCCTCCTTGGACCAAACGGGCGTTGTTCCCGGCGGGCCACAAACCGTTACAGGAGACACCAAACTCAAAATTccagtcagcagcagcatcaaagCAGCCTATCCAGCCAAACGCATCGATATTAGCCGCCCCAGCGACAAGACTAACAcggaatagaaaaagaaaaaaaaaaacataagaaaaaaaaaatccaatCAAATTAAACCAtaacagaaaagaagaaagaaagaaagactcACTACTCAGGtcagaaaaatgaaaaaccGTGGCCCTCCGGCTCGCAGACCCTCATCTGTCCGTTTTCCGGATACGCCCAGTCCACTTGGTTTGCTAGTCCCCACGAATGACAGGCTCGCGATCCTCGATGGGCTGAGGGACTGCTGCGAACTTGGGAGGCTGTTCCTTGCACCCTCCCCTGGGCGTTGCTTCTCATCTTTTTCCCGGCTTGGAGTCAATGCTCCACTCGCGTAAGGACGGACTACGGAGGTTTCCGTACCGGCCACTAGCCAAACGATAAGCTGGTGGATTTTGAGCCCTCGGGGGAGTCGCAGTGCATGCTCACCCTGGCTGGCTGTGGGAGTCTGTAGTGGTCTCTCTCCTGAACACACTGATGAGGTTGTTCGTCCGAGTTTGGTCAGTCCGGCCGAAACAAGTCGGCATATCCAGTGGCCCTCTCGGACGGGggatttctttcttgttGCCAGCCTGGCTCTTTCCTTCATGTGCggatctttttctttttctcactTTCTGTTTTGAATTTTTCATTTGATTttcaatttattttatttgtcctcttttgttttttttatttttttgtttttacTATGGTAATTGATTAACCATTGCCCAccacctcttctctttctctcctcttacCGGCCCCCCTAATTAGGGCGATGACCTGCCAAGTGTGCACTATGTCGGGGGTTGGCAGCTTTCATAGGGCCCAAAATCCAGTCTTTCCGCGCTGGCCTTCTCTTGCATTCCGAGTATGGGAACGGACGACTAAGTAGTGATGAGCCTCGCAAGTTGCTGCACACCATGATGACTACAACGGCAAGAGATAACTACTTAGTAAGAAGGAACAGACGCATTGTCCCGATCAAACGAAACAAGGTTAATTGCAACTGCCGTTCCGAAAAGATTGTGCTTGTCCCGTGGTCGGTGGTCGCATGAGCGTCTCCTACCCATGACTAACGGCTGGAGCTGGCAATGGATCGTTCCGAACACCAACGAGGATCCTCCTGCGGGGCGTCGGGTTGGAAAACCTAATCATGCCCATATTAAAACAGATTCAAAGCCGGCCAGTGTCAATAAGGAGAGAAAACCTGCCACCCACAGCTATCCTCCCAAAGACCAGATTGAGAAAGGATGCCGGAGAGTCTGACGATATCTAATGCCGACCCGTTCCAAAGTCTAAATGCCACCTTGCTCCTCCATGGCATGATTACGCTGGAGATGAGGACAAGGaggcggcgatgatgatgatgatgatgatgatgatgatgatgaatctaGATTATCAACTAGTAATGAAGGACTCTCGGTAGATTTGATCTCAGCCGGCACCTAATATGAACCGCGCCCGGTGGCAGTATTCTTTTGATATACCCGGGCCGGCCATGACGACTGTCGACACACTGCCAGGGAGGATCTATCTAACTACGTACCATCTATGGAAAGGTGAATAAACTGGATGTAATCAATAATTGCCCgatggatggacggacgCTTTCGCGTCTCCATTGGGAGTGGAGCTGGTCGAAGCTGAACCGAGGATGCAACTGAAAGTGAATGCCGAAGGGGacagagggaagaggagacttCCGGCCCGCAGTAAGAATAGTTCGATAGTAGGGTGTATACTACTCTGGGATAAAGTAAACACGATCCAGAGCATCTAGACTATCTAAGATGCCAGATAGTACGGGTTGattgggtgggttggggagggccTCCGTTAAACCGGAACTGTTGCGAAAAGTGGACTGGCAAGCGTTGGACTAAACCAGGCTGGAATTGTGAATCAGGCTTCGTTCTCTCTGTGTGTGATCATCCTGATCTGGATCGGTCATAAGTTGCCTTTCCATTAAAATATGCTCACTTGCTGAGCTTGGATGGCAGATTGAAAGGATCCTCAGCTAGACGGCCAGGCACTGACTGGATGATCGTATTATCctctctgctcttcttcttcttctactactacttcttctctctttcttgtctCGCTCCTACTCAACCGACTCCTCCCTCTTATTCCTCCTGATCCCCTTTCTTCGTTCTCTCGTTCCTtttctctgctttctgcCCCCCTTTGATTCCCACTCATTCCAGGGACCGTGATTCTTATTACTATTCAAAAATCCCCGATCCTCCCCGCTCTAAATTAATCCCAGCGTGTCCCTCCTTTGAACCTGGCGTCTCCGCCCCTCaaccctactactacttctactttACTACTACAGTCCTTAGCACCGGCCAAAACTGACAGGGGCATTCCCACCTTGGCCTCGACTAAGCAACAGCGCTATTTAACCACAATtgctccatcctcatcctatCCAGTGCCCCGCGCTATCAGgcctttttgtttttgtttttattttttttttctctcatttGTGCAAACTGGCTGTCTAGCTCAGGGCccaatattattttttccctttctactCCTCATTAGTGGCAGGAGCTGTTCGGCCAACATCAGGCCAGCTTGACCACTGACCACTGATCCACTGAACCAACCAAATTACCTCGGAGCGGCTCTTGCAGGGTGAGTTAGTTGatattactactacactCCCAAGAGATCTGTAATTTGGGCGGTTGTATTCCGGGCCTGCTGGTTAGTTGTTTATAATTCTTGGCCTACCTGCACCCCCTGGGGGCACTATCAGCTCAGCAACAAACAGCCTGGTTTCCATGCTAGTGTTGTCGTGACTCTAAAACCCTGCCCTGCCACGGTCCTGCCATTGCACTCTTCCGCCCCCATCCTTCTCCCTGTCCCATCTGAAACGGAGACTGCTGCGCATCTCGGTTTTGTTGTCTGGTACACACAAAACCTACCTATCCCCTCTCAGCGAATCTGGTCTGGCGAGAACCCAACAGCATTGCAGATTACGGAGACTTTACTTTTCTGCATGGTTCTATGCATTTTGTGGCAAACATTGGACCTGTGAAGCGATACAGTCTTGGAATGGCGAGGTCGACCCGAATTACAAGCGTGTTACGGTCATTTGCGCCATGAGTATCATCCTTTAGATGCTTACCTTCGTTCTTCCCCCATTTACCCGCAACCAGTGCAGGGTAACTCGCAAGTGAGCCCGCTTGATGCGGACTTAATACTGTCATTGCAGAATCTCCATTCTTTGAACGCCTATATTCGAGTGTGTCATCTGTTTCAGCCCTTCAGCCCTCCAGCCCTCCAGCCCTTCCTGTTCTCACCTCCCCGGCCGGGCAGCGATCGACCTACTATTTACGGAGGGGCAATCGTGCTTCTCGAACGGCGAACCCAGAAACAAgctccaacaccaacatttatttttctcttattAGCATCAAATTTGTATTATTTGCTAGCCTGCTGACAGTAGTATCTCCTTTAATCTGAACGGCTGGAGGCAATTTGGTAGGTTGACACGCCTTTTTGGAAAACATCGAGTACGATGACGTGGTTGCTAATCCCCTTTCCATCTTGGTAGGCTCGCTTTCTAcacttctcctctcctgAAAGTACGAGGATTCACCAGTCAAAGCCAAGAAGCCGTTTCTGTAGGGGCTCTGCCTCGTTATCACAGGACCCGAGTCGCGGATTCTGATGCTGTCCGGCGGGATTTAGGTGCTATCCTCGAATAATTTTGGACACCATAGTCACCCACAATGTCTGCTTTCCCAGCGGGCTCCTTCAGCAACATGTCGCCTGCTATAGATTCCACGTCGCAGCGACAGTCTGATCGCCCAGCTGATCCTTCAGGGCCAGCATCCCACCCGTACCAACTTCCACCCCCTCGCACTTCCGCTCCCTTGCCTTTTGGGACAGCTCCGTTTCTACATCAACGCAACCAAGCAGAAGGTCGCGAGCTGGAAGAAACATCCCTGGGTCGCTCAAAGATTCCAGGCCAGCAGCAGATGGCCAATGAACAGCTTCCGCCAGTTAGCCAGTTGTTGACCCCCACAGCCCATCCAAGccgtccatcatctccctACCAACCTCACCGATTTGGCATCTACACCCCCCCAAATGGCAGCACAGCATCACCGACACCGTTCCGACAGAGCGACTCTTTACCACGACCTAGCCTGCACGAAAGCCCTCGGGCTTATCCAGAAAATCTCCCGCATTCACATACCAGGAGTCTCCCACCCCTAGCCCATCTCTCCACACCCGGCCTAGCACGTGAAGGTCCGCTACATCCTATTCATACTGGATCTCCTGTACAAACCAGTCAAGCTGCATCGTATCCGTACTACGGTTTCAACTCTCCGGAAAAGGAGTATACCAGAGACTTTTCTCCCAGTGAGACTCCCGATTCTGCAGCAACAAACAACCCCTCTCACACATCCAATGTGCGTTCTCatgtggtggatgagagatATGTGGAGGGCGAAGGTCTCTGCTACATATACGCAGACGGTTCGCATTGTCCCAAGATTATCGACGGAGTTCCGGTCAATGCAAATTGGGGGATCACCAAAGCCGGCAAACCGAGGAAGCGACTCGCGCAGGCCTGTTTAACCtgcagagaaaagaaaatcaaatgcCAACCGAATCTTCCTAAATGCGACCAATGTCAGAAGTCCGGGAGGGAATGCAGATTCGAAAGCGCGTAAGTCTTTGGCAATGGTGCCTTGACGACCCTTGGTAAAGTGACTAACCTGTCTTGGTTTTGACACTAGTCCCCGCGGCCATCGTGCGGCCCTAAAGGCGACACAACTTGCGAGTCGATACGAACCACGAGAGAGCCTCCCCCCTGGCAGCTATGCTTATGGCACAGCATCCCAGTCCCCGTACTCTGCGATCCGGGCTTCGGAGAGTTCGGCCTCCCTCCCGAACACCAGTTCTCAATCGCCGAGATCTGAAGTATCGATGTTGACACCCTCCGCCATGGAAGGCCCCCAAGATAGTGTAATGGACCACGAGCAGTTCAGGCTCAGAATGCCGGGTCATGGTCGGCTATCCATTGGAGCGGAGGACACTGCTAGACGCCTAGCCGATGACGTTTCGCTTGGGTCTCATGACTACTCCGACATCCtcatggagatgaaggatctGGACCCTCAAGACCCTCTCGTATCCGACTGGCATACAGATCCGTTCGAGGCAGACCCAGAGGCCGCAGTTCATTATGTGGAGAGCTATTTCACCCATGTGAACGACCGCCTGTACTACATGTTCCCGCGGAAACGGTTTCTTTTGTGGCTGCGGTCGTGCAATACCAAGACCTCAGATGATACTATGCTGCTGTACTCGATGATGACGCTCGGGGCGGTATTTTCCGATCGGCCCGACAAGGTGACGGCGCTCAAGAGGTATTCACGCACGGCTCGGTATGCCGTTGAACACAGTCGACACGCCCTGACTCTGCAGCTTGCTCAAAGCCGCATCATCGTCGGCCTTTGGTACTACGCCATAGGTTCCTTGGTGCCCGCCTGGGATGCAATTGGGTCGGCGGTTCGGACAGTGTGCGGACTCCGGTATAATGTTGAGTCGGGTGGGGTCATTGTCGACCAAAGCCGGCCCTGCGAATATGGCTTGCATCCCCAGGCGCTGATCGAGTGTCGCAGGCGGACTTTTTGGGTCGCTTACCTCATGGACGTGAGTAGCTCAAGACATTTCCCGCTGTTCATTAGGCTCCGACTAATCATCCTGCTAGCGCATGACTTGTTTCTATACGCCCTCCTCGACTTTCATCTCCGCCCAAGCGGCCTATCTGAGACTCCCTTGCCGGGAAGAAGTATACGAGGCGCAGGAGTATACTACCGTGCCCTATTTCCAAAGCTTCCTCAATCAAGTACCAGCATCGCCCGAGAATGATAACGCCAGTTTGAGTGCTATGGCATTGCAAGTTGAGATCTTGTCACTTTGGGGAGACGTATCTGACCACGTTTTCCGATTGTCCTTGGTGCCAGCCGAGGCATACAATCAGCTCTTCGAGGAATTCTACGTGAAGGTGGCCGGACGCGTCGATGAATGGGTCGCACGGCTCCCCGATCATCTGACCTTCTCGGCTGTGAATATGGAACGAAGCATCCGAACAAAGAAAGCGGATGCGTTCATGTCAATCCATCTACTTTATCATGCAACTCTGATGGCGCTGAATCGGTATGCTCGATACCAAAACATCCGCGCGGAAATCATAGAGCGACATATCCGCACCACGCGGACCCATGCAGTAGAGATTCTCCAGATCTCGCTCACCCTCATGCGTTGTGCTGCAGACTATGAGCCGTCTCGTATCGTTCTGGAGCCGGGAACGGCGCGAGGAACCATTCTGAACCCCTTCCTCGGATACGTGATTGTGTCAGCGACAGATGTCCTCAGTGCGGCTGGACTGATGACTGATTTGCCGGAGAGTGTGAATCTGATCCGTGGGGCCTTGGAGGCTGTGCGAGAGCTGGCGCGCTTCTGGGGCGGTGCCATGCCCCTGGCGACGTTAATAGAAAAGCGTCTAGAAGCTATGAATGAAAGTCTGCAGCAACAGGCTGGTTCCGACCGGAAGGCGGCGTTTTTCGTGCACGGCCCGTCGCTGGATAGCCAGGTGCGCGCAGgagtgcagcagcagccagattTGGCGACGAACGAAGACCTAATGTATGGCGGTCTCCCCCGGGAGCAATTGTTCGGCGCACTGGGAGCGGGCGACGTTCCCTTCTCGGATGAGACGGTCCTTTGGATTAGAGAGAGGAGCTGATAGCTCTCCTACCCCTTGTTGGGATGTAACTTTTTTTTGCATTATGAGCGGATATAAAAAAGCTGTTGCAGTTGTGTTTTAGCAGGTTATACCCGGGAGGCTTGTTTGGCttgagttgttgttgttgttgttgaataCATGTTGCGGTAGCCCCGATGGTATGTGGGCTTACTGCTCTTACAAATGATACGAGTGACGATGTTGCACATGGATTGTATATTAGAGTCGATATATTAGACGTTCCGGCAGGAGTCGTGAGTTTCAAACTAAGTTAAGCACCAGTTTCAGCATCGAAAGAGCTTACCagatactagttagtagtaaatGACGAGTCATGGCGAGTGTCCCACTTTGACACCGCATGAATCAGCTCGTGCTCGCCTGCCCGAATTAGGAAGTCGCCCAATCAGTCCACGGTAGTAAACAGTAGTTCCCCCCTTATGTTATTTTATGCCTTATCGGCGCTATGCTCGATCTCTCCCCGCCACAACGATCGAGCAGTTATCATCTAGTACTAAAGCTAACTCCCTTTCAATAACCAGTTTGAccctttcatccatccaaaaGGTCAGGGCCGCCAATGTGGTCGGTAAAACccagagaaaaagggagggCGGACAGGAAGctgagggagggagtggaaagAACGCAAAAGAAGGGCTGACGGAATCGCCGAAACCGCCGACTTCGATTTTCCGACGTCATTCAAAATACGTgcgcctttccttttctttcttttgcttccccTTCAGCCAAACGCTTTGCGCATACAGGCGCCCCCTCATTAATTCACGTTCGCTTTATTTACAGGAAGGAATTAAAAGGGATTTCGAATCAGATCTTGTCTCACAATATGTCAACATGATTATTTAGAAGATTAAAAAACCGAACAGCCAGCTTTCCCCGCTTCACAACTACCTAGGTACTTACCTACTAGCTTCTTCGACAACCGCCCTCATAAACACGCGCGCGCGCGTGTATGCGCAGAATCCATACTTAATCAGCCGTGCTGCAGTGACAGCAACAGCGACAGCAACGAcctcaccagcaccaccgaaTAATAACGGATAACCATGGGTtccaatccaccaccaccacccaaagaTCAGGATGAGGCCTCGTCTCCGCCCGAGGAACTTGATTACTATGCCATCCTTAATCTTCCGCGCTCTCCACCTCCCACGGAAGCTCAGATTCGGTCCGCGTACCGAACCCTCACGCTAAGTTTTCATCCGGATAAGCAGCCGGCGGAGTTGGCGGACTCTGCGCGACGACATTTCGATCGCATTCAGGAGGCATATGATACGTTGGTGgatccgaagaagagggctGTGTATGATGAATTGGGTGTGCAGGGGATGAAGCAGGAATGGGTGATTCTTAACAGGATCGCCAAGGATATGAGGGTCGGGGTGAGGGCCATGTCTGGGGAGGAGTTTCGGGGGTGGTTTTTGGAAGtaatgaagaggagggagagggctgtggtggaggggatggttgGGTCGAGGGTgagtttttcttttattactCCCGTTCTCTGGTTTCATGAAGGGGAGTCATGCGATTTATGGTTGTGCTAATAAAATGCAAAATTTATAGGGCTCTATCACTATTGGGTTCGATGCCTCTAATGCCGTGTCctacgatgaggaggaggacgccTTATATATTGAAATGCCGTCGCCGAGGCCCTCGAATTATGCACTGGGGTTCTCTTTCAAGGCGCCACTGCCGCGGTTGGGCTTTTTCCTGGGaaaggaaggcgaggatgagaatgagagTGAAAATGATGAGGGCCATGAAACGAGAAAACTGTTCAAGGAGTACGGTGAGGAAGCGGAGTTGACATTCAACGCGGGCATCTCGGGGGAGGTAGAGCAGATGCACCAGGAAGCCAACTTCAAATTCCCGGATGGCAGGAAAGAAACTCACCTTGTATGTTGACTGAGTGATGAAACTTTCCTTTGGGAAATTGCTGACGCTGTGTTTAGCTGCCGCTGCCGTATTTCTTGATCGCGAACCAGATTAATCTGGGAGTCGGGGCAAGCCAACTATTTGGGGGACCTTATAGTGTTAAGGGCCTCGCAAAACCCCCGTTTGCGTTCATGCAGAACTCCGTCATGAGTGTGAACGCTTCAGTGTTGCCACACCCATCGCTTGAGACAACCTGGACGAAGTCCTTCGTCCCTATCCCTGGCGCGAAACCCATCAGTGTGCAAGTCGATGTTGATTTTGATCGGTCGCCACAACGGGCGCCCCCTCGTTTTGCTTTGAAGGTTACCAGGCAGATTGGTGATAGGAGGTTCTTGGTAAGTAGCTGGTCAAGCGGCTCCTTACTCTGGCCGAAACCTTTCCGCCACTTCTTTTTACCCCTCATAGAGTTCGGGTTGAACGCCGACACTGCAATGTCCGTTCCTACTCATCCCAGCTTCTTCCAAATCGGCGTCGTCTCTCAGCCCAAGCGGCAGATTTCCCCAGCGGAtgtcgaggaagagatggagggtgatgaggaggatgaagaatttGAAATGCTTCGCCGCCAGCAGCGCAAGGAAGTTGGAGCTGCCGAAGCTTGGCAGACGAATGTGACAGCTACTCCGATGCAAACTACATTGTCATTCGTTTATTCGCGCAATGTTTTCTCAGGAAAATCGGCCTACGAGCGTTTACGCTCGGAATGGAGCTCTGAGGGCCACCATTCTTTGCCGGAGGACAATGAGCCGCGATCTGTACGTGTTAATGTCGAGACTACCGTGGGGCTTGATTTGGCGCTTGGATGGCATATTGAGGGAACCCGCCAGGTTGGCGATTTCACTCGCATGG harbors:
- a CDS encoding uncharacterized protein (SECRETED:SignalP(1-17)): MLLLTGILSLVSPVTVCGPPGTTPVWSKEGCRICLIFGRSDLHRQVCSRQLDGPASTDWIAIFIRGKPIPKAMGNVDESFVSRISRDVLQTFCHLQHRQHPARNTDGLLKSQSHPSNSGPEALTLRPC
- a CDS encoding uncharacterized protein (COG:S;~EggNog:ENOG410PIF8;~InterPro:IPR036864,IPR007219,IPR001138;~PFAM:PF00172,PF04082;~go_function: GO:0000981 - DNA-binding transcription factor activity, RNA polymerase II-specific [Evidence IEA];~go_function: GO:0003677 - DNA binding [Evidence IEA];~go_function: GO:0008270 - zinc ion binding [Evidence IEA];~go_process: GO:0006351 - transcription, DNA-templated [Evidence IEA];~go_process: GO:0006355 - regulation of transcription, DNA-templated [Evidence IEA]); amino-acid sequence: MSAFPAGSFSNMSPAIDSTSQRQSDRPADPSGPASHPYQLPPPRTSAPLPFGTAPFLHQRNQAEGRELEETSLGRSKIPGQQQMANEQLPPVSQLLTPTAHPSRPSSPYQPHRFGIYTPPNGSTASPTPFRQSDSLPRPSLHESPRAYPENLPHSHTRSLPPLAHLSTPGLAREGPLHPIHTGSPVQTSQAASYPYYGFNSPEKEYTRDFSPSETPDSAATNNPSHTSNVRSHVVDERYVEGEGLCYIYADGSHCPKIIDGVPVNANWGITKAGKPRKRLAQACLTCREKKIKCQPNLPKCDQCQKSGRECRFESAPRGHRAALKATQLASRYEPRESLPPGSYAYGTASQSPYSAIRASESSASLPNTSSQSPRSEVSMLTPSAMEGPQDSVMDHEQFRLRMPGHGRLSIGAEDTARRLADDVSLGSHDYSDILMEMKDLDPQDPLVSDWHTDPFEADPEAAVHYVESYFTHVNDRLYYMFPRKRFLLWLRSCNTKTSDDTMLLYSMMTLGAVFSDRPDKVTALKRYSRTARYAVEHSRHALTLQLAQSRIIVGLWYYAIGSLVPAWDAIGSAVRTVCGLRYNVESGGVIVDQSRPCEYGLHPQALIECRRRTFWVAYLMDRMTCFYTPSSTFISAQAAYLRLPCREEVYEAQEYTTVPYFQSFLNQVPASPENDNASLSAMALQVEILSLWGDVSDHVFRLSLVPAEAYNQLFEEFYVKVAGRVDEWVARLPDHLTFSAVNMERSIRTKKADAFMSIHLLYHATLMALNRYARYQNIRAEIIERHIRTTRTHAVEILQISLTLMRCAADYEPSRIVLEPGTARGTILNPFLGYVIVSATDVLSAAGLMTDLPESVNLIRGALEAVRELARFWGGAMPLATLIEKRLEAMNESLQQQAGSDRKAAFFVHGPSLDSQVRAGVQQQPDLATNEDLMYGGLPREQLFGALGAGDVPFSDETVLWIRERS
- a CDS encoding J domain-containing protein (COG:O;~EggNog:ENOG410PREK;~InterPro:IPR024586,IPR001623,IPR036869,IPR018253;~PFAM:PF00226,PF11875;~TransMembrane:1 (o575-595i)); translated protein: MGSNPPPPPKDQDEASSPPEELDYYAILNLPRSPPPTEAQIRSAYRTLTLSFHPDKQPAELADSARRHFDRIQEAYDTLVDPKKRAVYDELGVQGMKQEWVILNRIAKDMRVGVRAMSGEEFRGWFLEVMKRRERAVVEGMVGSRGSITIGFDASNAVSYDEEEDALYIEMPSPRPSNYALGFSFKAPLPRLGFFLGKEGEDENESENDEGHETRKLFKEYGEEAELTFNAGISGEVEQMHQEANFKFPDGRKETHLLPLPYFLIANQINLGVGASQLFGGPYSVKGLAKPPFAFMQNSVMSVNASVLPHPSLETTWTKSFVPIPGAKPISVQVDVDFDRSPQRAPPRFALKVTRQIGDRRFLVSSWSSGSLLWPKPFRHFFLPLIEFGLNADTAMSVPTHPSFFQIGVVSQPKRQISPADVEEEMEGDEEDEEFEMLRRQQRKEVGAAEAWQTNVTATPMQTTLSFVYSRNVFSGKSAYERLRSEWSSEGHHSLPEDNEPRSVRVNVETTVGLDLALGWHIEGTRQVGDFTRMGLGVGVRDMQGLVVTVSWSRLGQKIRVPISVIPFGLVDVDVAAMAVICPWLAYCALEFGFIRPRERKRHRRAIARRQKQLRRLVPKKRAESQEAIEIMTEQVQRRQAKEAKQGGLVILRAEYGYYPSKKDRESGRGLEVTDVSIPVAALVDHGQLAIPKEMAKSHILGFHDPAPLLPKMLKIWYNYHGREHYIEAKETEDISCPMRSHLL